In Campylobacter concisus, a single window of DNA contains:
- a CDS encoding endonuclease III domain-containing protein, whose product MTSTDLFLILFNHKDKNFDELKWPGEGTFEVILGAILVQNTNWKNVEKALNNLKNAGKDSLEGICSLENSELATLIKPSGFYNTKAKRLKTLCQAIRNEFEDFENFKENVSREWLISVKGVGAETCDAILAYACGKPYMVVDAYALRIMAYFDYTFESYDEAAEWFSSLDYDEIYKILDSEEFDEVEILKLYHALILEFCKENFKGKILSQNGQKILSSIKN is encoded by the coding sequence ATGACTTCAACCGATCTATTTTTAATCTTGTTTAATCACAAAGACAAAAATTTTGATGAGCTAAAATGGCCAGGTGAGGGTACTTTTGAGGTTATTTTGGGTGCTATCCTAGTGCAAAATACCAACTGGAAAAACGTAGAAAAAGCATTAAATAATCTAAAAAATGCTGGCAAAGATAGTTTAGAAGGCATCTGTTCTCTTGAAAACAGCGAGCTTGCCACGCTTATAAAGCCAAGTGGCTTTTATAACACAAAAGCTAAACGGCTAAAGACGCTTTGCCAAGCCATAAGAAATGAATTTGAGGATTTTGAAAATTTCAAAGAAAATGTAAGTCGTGAGTGGCTCATAAGCGTAAAAGGCGTTGGAGCCGAGACTTGTGATGCGATACTGGCATATGCTTGTGGCAAGCCATATATGGTCGTTGATGCTTACGCACTTAGGATAATGGCATATTTTGACTATACTTTTGAGAGCTACGACGAGGCTGCTGAGTGGTTTAGCTCGCTTGATTATGATGAAATTTATAAAATTCTTGATAGCGAGGAATTTGATGAGGTTGAAATTTTAAAACTCTATCACGCTCTTATTTTGGAGTTTTGTAAAGAGAATTTCAAAGGTAAAATTTTAAGCCAAAATGGCCAAAAAATATTAAGCAGCATTAAAAATTAA